The window ACCTCGTTACCGTCGCTGTCAAGAAGTCTGACCTCGCAGGTAGCAACTGGAACTCCGCAGGAAGAAAGCAGCTCTGGATTACGGGGATCGTGATCCTGTCGCCTGAGAACGGATATCGGAAAGCACTCTGTTTGCCCGTAGCCTTGCGCGAGCACGGGACCAATTCGCTCTATGGCCTCGATGAGGCGGGCGGGAGAGGCGGGGGCCGCCCCATAGAATAAGTATTCAAGGGACGAAAGGTTGGCTTGGTTCAGGTATGGCTCATCAAGAAGCGCATAAAGCATCGTCGGAACAATAAAAGTGAAGTTGATTCCCTCGCGCGCAATCCGTTTCATTATCTGCGGCGGATCAAAAGCGCCGGCAAGATGGACAGTGCCGCCACGGCGCCATGTCGGTAAAAGCATCGTTCCACCGGCGTGACTGTTGGGAGCGATGGCGAGGTAACGTGGTGTTGACGGAAGGTCAAGATCGGCCAGCATGCCGAACGATGCAAAAGCGACCGATGAAGGCCACGCCGATCGAAGACTTCTATTCGGACAAAGTGGTGCTCCGGGCAGATGGCCGCGTCGTTCGCGACTTCTACCTATTTCAGGTTAAGAGCCCGGCGCAATCAAAGCACCGCTGGGACAATTATCTCGTGCTCAACAGATTGCCTGGCGCACAAGCCTTCCCGGCCGCCCGCAGCGAGTGCCCTCTGATGAAATAGCCGAAGGTTCGGATGTACGCCGTCCCAAATCCCTCGTGCCAGATTAGTCGCTGGTTACCGCCGGCTGGCCGCAATCCGCAAACACGCGTGTAGACAACGTCTGCCGCCTCAATGGCTTCCGGCGCGCGTCAGCCGAGTTCGAGCGCAGTTAAGTGGTCAATGTCGCCCTCACAGGGATTGGCACGCGCGAGCGAGTTGCACTCATGCCCGCCCTTCACCGGGCCGCAACGAATCTCAGTGGGATCGACGAAAAGCACGTCGGCTGAAGAATTCGGCCGTGACGTCGATCTAGCGACTGCGTGGGTGTTTCAGAACGCCGCAACAGCCGTCAGAACTCACAACGCCAAGATATTCGGTGGCTGTTCGATCCGAAGCGGAGCTTGTTGAACTGCTAAGCGTGCTTCAATACCGCGCTGCCTACGGTAAGGGTCCGTTCAAGGAAAGCGGGAGACGGTTTAACGACTAGAGGAGCTACTCGCAGAACTTGATTTGACAGCATTGGAGATACCGAAAGTTCGTACCCATTTGTGCAAAGCACGACGGCAGCACAACTCTATGCCAGCCTTCCGAGTTCGCGGGCAAGTTCAAGCGGCAGGTCCACCATGATGTCATGGCCGCATGACATCTTGGTAACGCGCCAACCTAGCAGCCCGGTTACCTTTGCGGCGTAGTAACGGAACGGGCTTGGATCCCAGCCGTCGGCGAGGATAAACACGCGCTCCTTGATTGCCGAGCCGGCTCCGGTAAGTAGAACTGGCGTCTCGAATGTCGCAAGTGATTGCGGGCCGCACCGCCGATCAACCCACGCACGCTTGTCTTCGATGACCTTGAAAGCTTCGGCCGGCAGTGCAGCCATCAGGCCGCTATTGCCCTTCACGGCGCTTCCCCGAAACCCGTCGACTAACGCCTTGGCGTTTTCCGGTGACAAGGCGAGTTCAAGGCATTTGTTCAGGGATTGCCCGTGCTCCGGAACGAAGGCGTCGAGGTACACCAGCGTTCGAATCCGCGAGCTCATTCGATCGGCGACGCCGGTTATCACCATGCCCCCATAAGAGTGGCCGCAAAGGATCACATTGGAGAGTTCTTCCGCTTCGATGCAGCCGCACACGTCCCGGATATGTGTCTCGAGTGTGATGCTTTCGCTGCTCAGATGAGAACGTTCACCCAAGCCGGTATGAGTGGGAGTAAACACCGTGTGTCCGGCGGCCCGGAGTGCGTTGGCGACGTCGCGATAGCACCAACCTCCATGCCAGGCCCCATGCACAAGTACGAAGGTTAGTGGCGATTTGGTTTCGGCGCCTTGTGCAGCCTCCGTGCTCGCGAGCGCGGATCCAGCGGCCGCCGCTCCTGCGATCGCGCCGCCGATAAACTGTCTGCGATGCATGCGCATTCCTCCGTACTATTGATGCACTCGTCCGCGCGGCTTCGGCGGCAATGCTTGTCGGGTCACAAATATATATACATATAGACCAAACGATCTATAAATGCAACGTTTGGCCGGAAGGTAGAGGCTCACTCAGGAGGCCATTGACATCCTGCCGAGACCGTACATATAGAAGAACTAGTTCACAGGCAAGAACGTACTTTGTCGCCACTGAATTGGCGCCCGAAATTGAAGAGCTCTTGAGAGCCAGAAACCGAATGTCGAGGGAGGAAGCTATGTCGTCTAATTCATCGCGCCATGCGGGCAAGATAAGTCGCCGTGCATTGATCGGCGGCGCGAGTGGCCTTGTGGTGGCGCAGGCAGCCGGGTCGAAGCTCGGCATGCCCTATTTCGGGAATGCCGCCGCCTCCGAGCCGATCAAGATTGGCATGATCTACGCGAAGACAGGCGCGGTGGCCGATCAAGCGGAGTATATGGCGCAGGGCAGCCTGTTAGCGCTCGAGCTTCGTAACAACACGGTTCTGGGTCGGCAGGCGGAGGTCGTTTGGCTGGATGAGCCGACGTCGCAGGCCGCTCAGCAGAATGCGGAGCGCCTGATCGGTGAACACAAGGTCGTCGGCCTCGTTGGAGGCTCGCTGAGCTCGAGCGCGCTGGCAATCTCGGCAGTCGTGAAGAAGGCAAAACTCCCATTCGTCGCCCCCAATGCCGGGGCGATCGACCTCACAGGTCGGCTTTGCAACAAGTATACCTTCCGTCTTCAACCGCCGGCCGATGCCCATACGCGTGTTCTCGCGCCGTATTGTGCGGGTCTTGGCAAGAAATGGTATCTCATCACTGCGGCGTTCGCTTTCGGGCAGGATATCAAGCGCGAATTCACTCAATTCAGCGCGGCCAATGGAGGCACACTCGTCGGTGCCGATGAAGTGCCGCTCAATACTGCCGACTACAGTTCTTTCATTCTTAAGATCCGCGCCGCCAAGCCGGACGTCGTGGTGGGCGGGCTGGCGGGGAGCGATATTTCGACGTTTCTGAAGCAGTGGAACGAACTCGGCATGAAGGGCAAGATTCCGTTCGCGGAAATAGCCGTCGGCGCCACTGATCTCTGGGGCGTGGGTCCCGAAGCGGCCGACGGCCTGTTCACGCTCAATTGGTACTACAAGAACCCCAACAACACCCCGGAAGAGCAGGCGATGGCGTCGACCTACGAGCAGAAATACAAGCGCCCGGCGGCCGACAAGGCATGGATGGGCTGGATGGGGATGAAGGCGTTGCTCGACTCGATCGAGACTACGAAATCGACGGAGCCTGGCGCGATCGTCAATGCGCTCGAAAATTGGGGAGTTCAGCGCGGTGGCGTCAAGGCGGGTTATCGTGCCTTCGACCACCAGATGGTCAACCGCATGCTTGTCGTTGGTATCAAGCCAAAGATCTCCGACAAGTGGGACTATTTCGACATTCTCGCCGAAACACCTTCGACGCATGCTGAAATCGAAAAGGTCTTCGGCGCGGAAACCCAAAGCGCATGCAAGATGGACGCGCTCTGAAAATAATCACGGGTGACGCGGCCTCGCATTTCCCGGGAATGCGGCTCCGTTCGATCGGGAGTGCTTCATGCTCGACATGATCATATCCCAGGCCGTGAACGGCCTGGTGCTGGGTTTTCTCTACGTTCTGATCGCCGTGGGCTTGTCCGTCATTTTTGGAATGCTCGGCATCGTGAATTTCGCTCATGGCGCGTTTTTCGCCATCGGAGCGTACCTCGCGCTGATGTTGAACCGCGAGTTTGGCTGGGGCGCGGTGCTACTCGCGCCGATCATCACCGGCCTCATCGGCGTCATTGTCGAGATGGTACTCATACGCCGGCTCTACGGAAAGGAACCGCTGCTTGGCCTGATTCTCACCTTTGCGCTGGCGTTGTTCATCGAGGCGATGCTTCGCCTCGCGTTCGGTGCCGCACCGCTCCCTTTCAGTCCGCCCAAATTCCTATCGGGGTTCGTGGAATACGGACCGATCCTGATCACCAAGTACCGCATCACCGTTCTCGCCGTTACGGTCTTCGCGCTTTTCGTATTCTGGAGTTTTCTTGAATACACGCCGTTCGGGCGGATCATTCGCGCCGGCTCGCGCGACGCGGAGATGGTGGGTCTTCTCGGCATCAACCTCCCGATCGTGCTCAGCGGCGTTTTCGGCATCGGCTGCCTGCTCGCCGGCCTCGCCGGCCTGCTCGCGGGCCCGCTCTGGACGGTGAATCCGTCGATGGCGGCGGGTGCGATCATGCCAGCTTTCGTGATCGTCACTATCGGGGGTCTCGGGTCCTATGCCGGCGCGATCATTGCTGGCGTCCTGGTCGGCATCGTGACGTCGATGACGATCCAGTTTCATCCCGATTGGTCCAGCGCCGCCATGTACATCCTGATGGCGATCATCCTACTGGTGCGTCCGCGTGGCCTCTTCGGCGAGCGGTGGGAGAGGTTCGAATGAAAGTCCGGTCGCTGCTACGGCATCCCGTTCTCTGGGTTGCCGTCGTCCTCAACGTATTGAGCGCCCTCTGGTTCGCGCTCGGCGCGCCTGTTTCACTTGTCACGCAGATCGCGATTTATACGCTGTATGGCGCAGGGGTGAACCTGCTCGTCGGCTACACCGGCCTCGTGCCGTTCGGTGCATCCGTGTTCTTCGGCTGCGCGAGCTATGCGGCGGCGTTCTTCCTGCTCGGCGGGATCGGCAACGAGTTTGCCGCGCTGGCGCTGTCGATCGCTTTCTCGATCCTGCTGGGTCTGGCCATCGGGGCGATCATCCTGCGCCGCAAAGGTCTGTATTTCTCGTTGTTGACGCTCGCCTTCTCGCAAATTGCCTTCGAAGTTGCGTTCAAATGGACTTCGGTCACCGGCGGCGAGAACGGCATTCAGGGCGTTCCCCGTCCGAATTTCGCCAGCGACACCTCGTTCCATTTCTTCGTGGTCGTGACGGTGGTGCTTGCCATGTGGCTGATGTGGCGGCTGGCGCATGCGCCTTTCGGCCGCGTACTCCAGGCCGTACGGGACAACGAACAGCGCGCGAGCAGCCTCGGCTACAATGTCTACCTCGTCCGTCTCGGCTCGTTCACGCTGATGGCTGCAGTCGTCGGCTACGCCGGCGCTCTCCTGACCCTGATGCTGCAAGGCGTCTATGCCGATAATCTGAGCTGGCAGCACGCAGG is drawn from Bradyrhizobium prioriisuperbiae and contains these coding sequences:
- a CDS encoding AMP-binding protein produces the protein MLADLDLPSTPRYLAIAPNSHAGGTMLLPTWRRGGTVHLAGAFDPPQIMKRIAREGINFTFIVPTMLYALLDEPYLNQANLSSLEYLFYGAAPASPARLIEAIERIGPVLAQGYGQTECFPISVLRRQDHDPRNPELLSSCGVPVATCEVRLLDSDGNEVAHGDAGEICARTPAAMDGYWKQPDLTAETLAGGWVHTGDVARMDERGYLYIVDRKKDLIISGGFNVYPREVEDALSEHASVAVAAVVGVPDDRWGEAVVAAVVLRDGSAVDTQSLIDYVKQRKGSVLAPKRITILERLPVTALGKIDKVALRRSLR
- a CDS encoding alpha/beta fold hydrolase — protein: MHRRQFIGGAIAGAAAAGSALASTEAAQGAETKSPLTFVLVHGAWHGGWCYRDVANALRAAGHTVFTPTHTGLGERSHLSSESITLETHIRDVCGCIEAEELSNVILCGHSYGGMVITGVADRMSSRIRTLVYLDAFVPEHGQSLNKCLELALSPENAKALVDGFRGSAVKGNSGLMAALPAEAFKVIEDKRAWVDRRCGPQSLATFETPVLLTGAGSAIKERVFILADGWDPSPFRYYAAKVTGLLGWRVTKMSCGHDIMVDLPLELARELGRLA
- a CDS encoding ABC transporter substrate-binding protein, with translation MSREEAMSSNSSRHAGKISRRALIGGASGLVVAQAAGSKLGMPYFGNAAASEPIKIGMIYAKTGAVADQAEYMAQGSLLALELRNNTVLGRQAEVVWLDEPTSQAAQQNAERLIGEHKVVGLVGGSLSSSALAISAVVKKAKLPFVAPNAGAIDLTGRLCNKYTFRLQPPADAHTRVLAPYCAGLGKKWYLITAAFAFGQDIKREFTQFSAANGGTLVGADEVPLNTADYSSFILKIRAAKPDVVVGGLAGSDISTFLKQWNELGMKGKIPFAEIAVGATDLWGVGPEAADGLFTLNWYYKNPNNTPEEQAMASTYEQKYKRPAADKAWMGWMGMKALLDSIETTKSTEPGAIVNALENWGVQRGGVKAGYRAFDHQMVNRMLVVGIKPKISDKWDYFDILAETPSTHAEIEKVFGAETQSACKMDAL
- a CDS encoding branched-chain amino acid ABC transporter permease produces the protein MLDMIISQAVNGLVLGFLYVLIAVGLSVIFGMLGIVNFAHGAFFAIGAYLALMLNREFGWGAVLLAPIITGLIGVIVEMVLIRRLYGKEPLLGLILTFALALFIEAMLRLAFGAAPLPFSPPKFLSGFVEYGPILITKYRITVLAVTVFALFVFWSFLEYTPFGRIIRAGSRDAEMVGLLGINLPIVLSGVFGIGCLLAGLAGLLAGPLWTVNPSMAAGAIMPAFVIVTIGGLGSYAGAIIAGVLVGIVTSMTIQFHPDWSSAAMYILMAIILLVRPRGLFGERWERFE